From the bacterium genome, the window GGGCGCGGGAGATCAGGAGCTGAGCCCATGGTCAAGGTGACGATCGACGGCACGGAGCTGGAGTTCGCCGCGGGCACGTCGCTCTTCGACGCCTGCCGCCAGGCGCGCGGGGAGGCGCTGCCCCACTTCTGCTACCACCCCGACCTGTCCGTGGCCGGCGTCTGCCGCCTCTGCCAGGTCGAGGTGGAGGGCATGCCCAAGCTGACCATCGCCTGCAACACGACGGTGCGCGAGGGCATGGTGGTGCACACCCGCAGCGAGAAGGTGCGGCGGGCGGCGCAGCAGATCCTGGAGATGCACCTCATCAACCACCCCGTCGACTGCCCGATCTGCGACCAGGCCGGCGAGTGCGGCCTGCAGGACCAGTACATGACCTACGGGCTCTACGAGTCCGAGGTGGGCAAGTCGGACAAGGTGCACAAGGCCAAGGTGCAGGTCATCGGGCCGCGCGTCGTGCTGGACAAGGAGCGCTGCGTGCTCTGCAGCCGCTGCGTGCGCTTCTGCGACGAGGTCACCCGCACCGGCGAGCTGGGCATCTTCAACCGCGGGGACCGCGCCGAGATCGGCGTCGCCCCCGGCCACCAGCTGGACAACGCCTACAGCCTGAACACGGTCGACATCTGCCCGGTCGGCGCGCTCACCAGCCTGGACTTCCGCTTCAAGAAGCGGGTCTGGCTGCTCAGGAGCACGCCCTCGATCTGCCACGGCTGCGCCAC encodes:
- a CDS encoding 2Fe-2S iron-sulfur cluster-binding protein; translated protein: MVKVTIDGTELEFAAGTSLFDACRQARGEALPHFCYHPDLSVAGVCRLCQVEVEGMPKLTIACNTTVREGMVVHTRSEKVRRAAQQILEMHLINHPVDCPICDQAGECGLQDQYMTYGLYESEVGKSDKVHKAKVQVIGPRVVLDKERCVLCSRCVRFCDEVTRTGELGIFNRGDRAEIGVAPGHQLDNAYSLNTVDICPVGALTSLDFRFKKRVWLLRSTPSICHGCATGCNVRVDHEAGTVYRLKPRRNAAVNGAWMCDEGRDTYRELHVASRLSEPLLRRDGELRAATWPEAWAALAGAVG